Proteins encoded by one window of Salmonirosea aquatica:
- a CDS encoding helix-turn-helix domain-containing protein encodes MKAKYKPSDYEAFRKRCIEMKEAGWRQKDISVALGLTEGWVSQTLKKYRESGAPGLLARKATGAPPRLTADQLEKLVEELKRGAQYHGFSGEVWTRQRVNSLIERMFDVSYDPTQVGRILKKLGWSLQKPVKKARQQDKQKVEQWRDEVLPGLKKS; translated from the coding sequence ATGAAAGCAAAATACAAACCATCTGATTACGAAGCCTTCCGGAAGCGCTGCATAGAGATGAAAGAAGCCGGCTGGCGTCAGAAGGACATATCGGTCGCCCTTGGGCTAACCGAAGGCTGGGTCAGCCAAACTTTAAAGAAGTACCGAGAATCAGGTGCGCCGGGTCTTTTGGCCCGCAAGGCTACGGGTGCCCCACCCCGTTTGACTGCCGATCAATTGGAAAAGCTGGTGGAGGAACTCAAAAGGGGAGCACAGTACCACGGGTTTAGCGGAGAGGTATGGACCCGACAGCGAGTTAATTCGTTGATTGAAAGAATGTTCGATGTGAGCTATGACCCGACCCAAGTGGGCCGTATCCTGAAAAAACTGGGATGGAGTTTACAGAAGCCTGTCAAGAAAGCTCGACAGCAAGATAAGCAGAAGGTCGAGCAGTGGCGGGATGAGGTACTTCCAGGACTAAAAAAAAGCTGA
- a CDS encoding transposase — MAPNGRLYVSGQNKSYNGEGIVSFLEYLCRKYRRKNLMVIWDGATIHRCHEVKDFLSRKKGRVHLVALPGYSQS, encoded by the coding sequence ATGGCACCCAACGGGCGGCTGTACGTGAGCGGTCAGAACAAGTCATACAACGGCGAGGGGATAGTCAGCTTTCTGGAATACCTGTGTCGCAAGTACCGACGCAAGAACCTGATGGTCATTTGGGATGGGGCGACCATCCACCGCTGCCACGAGGTCAAGGACTTCCTCTCACGCAAGAAGGGCAGGGTTCACCTGGTAGCCCTGCCGGGCTACAGCCAGAGTTGA